In a genomic window of Microbispora sp. ZYX-F-249:
- a CDS encoding VanZ family protein has product MQQAWGTWGHVVVAAVCAVPVAVVAVLLLTRHRVRRSHPAPRRTAAADVVMVAGTTPWIWMILTPGTESGVHVVPLVDLAGQLAVLSPGAAVVQIGGNLLVFSALGGMLPVRSARFASLAAVAAVAATASLAVELLQFGLRLGRVSSVDDVILNAAGAVLAALCTRPWWARR; this is encoded by the coding sequence ATGCAACAGGCGTGGGGCACGTGGGGACACGTCGTCGTCGCGGCCGTCTGCGCCGTTCCCGTGGCCGTCGTCGCCGTCCTGCTCCTCACCCGTCACCGCGTCCGCCGGAGTCATCCCGCTCCCCGCCGTACGGCCGCAGCGGACGTGGTCATGGTGGCCGGAACCACCCCCTGGATCTGGATGATCCTCACGCCGGGGACCGAATCGGGGGTGCACGTCGTCCCCCTGGTGGACCTGGCGGGTCAGCTCGCGGTGCTGTCACCCGGAGCGGCCGTCGTGCAGATCGGCGGCAACCTCCTGGTCTTCTCCGCGCTCGGCGGCATGCTTCCGGTCCGCTCCGCGCGCTTCGCCTCGCTCGCGGCGGTGGCCGCCGTCGCGGCCACCGCGTCGCTCGCCGTCGAACTCCTGCAGTTCGGCCTGCGGCTCGGCCGGGTGAGCTCCGTGGACGACGTGATCCTGAACGCGGCGGGCGCCGTGCTCGCCGCGCTCTGCACCCGGCCGTGGTGGGCCCGCCGTTAG
- the dtd gene encoding D-aminoacyl-tRNA deacylase codes for MRAVVQRVSSASVVVEGRVVGAIDEPGLLVLVGVTHTDGRAEAARLAAKLWGLRILHGEKSCSDIGAPLLVISQFTLYGDARRGRRPTWQAAAPGPVAEPLVEAVVAELRELGARVETGVFGADMKVTLTNDGPITLVVDV; via the coding sequence ATGCGTGCGGTCGTTCAGCGGGTCAGCTCCGCGTCCGTTGTGGTGGAGGGACGGGTCGTCGGCGCGATCGACGAGCCCGGCCTGCTCGTGCTCGTGGGCGTCACCCACACCGACGGCCGGGCCGAGGCGGCCAGGCTCGCCGCGAAGCTGTGGGGGCTGCGGATCCTGCACGGCGAGAAGTCCTGCTCCGACATCGGCGCGCCGCTGCTGGTGATCAGCCAGTTCACGTTGTACGGCGACGCCCGCAGGGGCCGCAGGCCCACCTGGCAGGCCGCCGCGCCCGGTCCGGTGGCCGAGCCTCTGGTCGAGGCCGTGGTGGCCGAGCTGCGGGAACTCGGCGCGCGGGTGGAGACGGGCGTCTTCGGCGCCGACATGAAGGTGACCCTCACCAACGACGGCCCGATCACCCTCGTCGTGGACGTCTGA
- a CDS encoding asparaginase: MAEMLVEVVRSGFVESVHRARVHVIGADGAPALVCGDTSSLASPRSAMKPLQALAMVRAGLPLENELLALAAASHSGEPFHIDGVRKILAGAGLDETFLRCPEDLPLDEQARRQVLREHGDARRILMNCSGKHAAMLATCVVNGWPVDDYRHPGHPLQRAIRATVEEFTGERVAATGVDGCGAPLFFVSMAGVARAFRGLTLAPAGTPERRVADAMRAHPEWTSGTTRAENLLMRAVPGLLVKSGAEAFDAFADAEGRAGAVKIVDGGGRARVPVTVAALRAAGIDAPELAGLATAPLFGGGVPVGEVRVRPA; this comes from the coding sequence ATGGCGGAGATGCTCGTCGAGGTGGTCCGGTCGGGGTTCGTCGAGTCGGTGCACCGGGCCCGCGTACACGTGATCGGGGCGGACGGCGCGCCGGCCCTGGTGTGCGGCGACACGTCGAGCCTCGCGTCGCCGCGCTCGGCCATGAAGCCCCTGCAGGCGCTCGCGATGGTCCGGGCCGGCCTGCCGCTCGAGAACGAGCTGCTCGCGCTCGCCGCCGCGAGCCACAGCGGCGAGCCCTTCCACATCGACGGCGTACGGAAGATCCTGGCGGGCGCGGGTCTGGACGAGACGTTCCTGCGCTGCCCCGAGGACCTGCCCCTGGACGAGCAGGCGCGCCGTCAGGTGCTGCGGGAGCACGGCGACGCCCGCCGGATCCTCATGAACTGCTCGGGCAAGCACGCGGCGATGCTCGCCACCTGTGTGGTCAACGGCTGGCCGGTCGACGACTACCGCCACCCCGGCCACCCGCTGCAGCGGGCCATCCGCGCCACGGTCGAGGAGTTCACCGGGGAGCGGGTCGCGGCGACCGGCGTGGACGGCTGCGGCGCGCCGCTGTTCTTCGTCTCGATGGCGGGGGTGGCGCGCGCGTTCCGCGGCCTCACGCTCGCCCCCGCCGGTACTCCGGAGCGGCGCGTCGCCGACGCCATGCGCGCGCATCCCGAGTGGACGAGCGGCACGACCCGGGCGGAGAACCTGCTGATGCGGGCCGTCCCCGGGCTGCTGGTGAAATCGGGCGCGGAGGCGTTCGACGCCTTCGCCGACGCCGAGGGCCGCGCCGGCGCCGTGAAGATCGTGGACGGCGGCGGCCGCGCCCGCGTGCCGGTGACGGTCGCCGCGCTGCGCGCCGCCGGAATCGACGCCCCGGAGCTGGCCGGCCTCGCGACCGCCCCGCTGTTCGGCGGCGGGGTCCCGGTCGGCGAGGTGCGGGTCCGTCCCGCCTGA
- a CDS encoding DUF2207 domain-containing protein, producing the protein MVDLARRLGLAALLAVLAASPAHAVASAASAPVAKDEVTLELRSNGVLHVKETITPAGETVRRTPLTRTRYDDGHDRVYRITNVKGGSYDGKTLTFKGTVEYDVAGAVTPTASGEELRWFAVSGPVQEAVVTVTGPGRVQNLSCFAGELSAAIACTGASVEETGATSTFEQQGLGEGQTLTVVVGYPKGATGARPILERRFELSTAFTLNAVTGGSLAALLVLLLGGVGLLYWTRGRDARVVGSESAPVSGHRNGHFSPPDGVRPGQIGTLFDEQADVVDVTATIVDLAVRNYLRIDEQPRQTYDTPDWCLVKLPGARIGDLLPYERALYDAIFDGRDRVLLSELHGSFATRLATVRDALYQDVVAQGWFARRPDSTRSRWTTLGLAVVALGVAATVLLAWLTAYGLLGLALIIAGAALAFGAQYMPAKTAQGAAALAHTLGFREYLAGANVDDVPAGQRVELFSRYLPYAVIFDSVDRWARVVGSFNGNGRQTDHLYWYQGPAEWDLSRFADSMRTFVMTTSGAISTSRQFRSL; encoded by the coding sequence ATGGTGGATCTCGCGCGCCGGCTCGGGCTGGCGGCACTGCTCGCCGTCCTCGCCGCATCCCCCGCGCACGCCGTGGCCTCGGCCGCCTCCGCACCCGTCGCCAAGGACGAGGTGACGTTGGAGCTCCGCTCGAACGGCGTGCTCCATGTGAAGGAGACGATCACCCCCGCCGGCGAGACGGTGCGGCGCACGCCGCTCACCCGGACCCGGTACGACGACGGCCACGACCGCGTCTACCGCATCACGAACGTCAAGGGCGGCTCGTACGACGGGAAGACCCTGACGTTCAAGGGCACGGTGGAGTACGACGTGGCCGGCGCCGTGACGCCCACGGCGTCGGGCGAGGAACTGCGCTGGTTCGCGGTGTCCGGCCCCGTGCAGGAGGCCGTCGTCACCGTGACCGGACCCGGCCGGGTGCAGAACCTGTCGTGCTTCGCCGGTGAGCTCAGCGCGGCCATCGCCTGCACCGGCGCCTCGGTCGAGGAGACCGGCGCCACCTCCACCTTCGAGCAGCAGGGCCTCGGGGAGGGCCAGACGCTGACGGTCGTCGTCGGCTACCCCAAGGGCGCGACGGGGGCCCGGCCGATCCTCGAGCGCAGGTTCGAACTGTCCACCGCGTTCACGCTGAACGCGGTGACCGGCGGCAGTCTGGCGGCGCTGCTGGTGCTGCTGCTGGGCGGCGTGGGGCTGCTGTACTGGACGCGGGGCCGCGACGCCCGCGTGGTCGGCAGCGAGTCCGCCCCGGTCAGCGGCCACCGCAACGGGCACTTCAGCCCGCCGGACGGCGTGCGCCCCGGGCAGATCGGCACGCTGTTCGACGAACAGGCCGACGTGGTCGACGTGACCGCGACGATCGTGGACCTCGCCGTGCGCAACTACCTGCGGATCGACGAACAGCCGCGGCAGACCTACGACACCCCGGACTGGTGCCTGGTCAAGCTGCCCGGCGCCAGGATCGGCGACCTGCTGCCGTACGAGCGTGCCCTCTACGACGCGATCTTCGACGGCCGCGACCGGGTGCTGCTGTCCGAACTGCACGGGTCGTTCGCCACCCGTCTGGCGACGGTGCGCGACGCGTTGTACCAGGACGTCGTGGCGCAGGGCTGGTTCGCACGGCGGCCCGACTCCACCCGGTCCCGCTGGACGACCCTCGGCCTGGCCGTCGTCGCGCTCGGAGTGGCCGCCACCGTCCTGCTCGCCTGGCTCACGGCGTACGGCCTGCTGGGGCTCGCCCTGATCATCGCGGGGGCCGCGCTGGCCTTCGGCGCCCAGTACATGCCGGCCAAGACGGCGCAGGGCGCCGCGGCCCTGGCGCACACGCTCGGGTTCCGGGAGTACCTCGCCGGGGCGAACGTCGACGACGTGCCCGCCGGCCAGCGCGTGGAACTGTTCTCCCGCTACCTGCCGTACGCGGTGATCTTCGACAGCGTGGACCGGTGGGCGCGGGTGGTCGGCTCGTTCAACGGCAACGGACGGCAGACCGACCACCTGTACTGGTACCAGGGCCCGGCCGAGTGGGACCTGTCCAGGTTCGCCGACTCGATGCGGACGTTCGTCATGACCACCTCCGGGGCGATCTCGACCTCCCGCCAGTTCCGTTCCCTGTAG
- a CDS encoding VOC family protein: MELTLHYCYITVDDGDAALAFYRDVLGLELRGDVGYAGARWLTMGPPSQPDVNIVLETVNADPGASPEDLEALSRLLAKGMLRAVVFATPDCDATFEKISASGAEVLQEPVDQPYGVRDCAFRDPAGNMIRFQQLGKG, translated from the coding sequence ATGGAACTCACCCTTCACTACTGCTACATCACCGTCGACGACGGCGACGCCGCGCTCGCCTTCTACCGGGACGTGCTCGGCCTCGAGCTGCGGGGCGACGTCGGGTACGCGGGCGCGCGCTGGCTGACCATGGGCCCGCCGTCGCAGCCCGACGTCAACATCGTCCTGGAGACCGTCAACGCCGACCCGGGCGCCTCCCCGGAGGACCTCGAGGCGCTGAGCCGGCTGCTCGCGAAGGGCATGCTGCGCGCCGTCGTCTTCGCCACCCCCGACTGCGACGCCACCTTCGAGAAGATCAGCGCGTCCGGCGCCGAGGTCCTGCAGGAGCCGGTCGACCAGCCGTACGGCGTCCGCGACTGCGCCTTCCGCGACCCGGCGGGCAACATGATCCGCTTCCAGCAGCTCGGCAAGGGCTGA
- a CDS encoding magnesium transporter CorA family protein: MGHTRLYRNGNLEAEGFPVADVSEHVKDPSAVVWFDMCAPTEEELQSISEELGLHALAVEDALQHRQRPKLDVYDSHMFLSVYAAAFDAESGRVRVAPAAAFVTKNALVTVRQTDDFSAEQVIRRWDEGADLARHGVAFLLHGLLDYVVDSHFETVEAMDEQVEDLEETVFGDRPVGPEDQRRTFELRKSLVTLRRIVMPMREAVNSLVRRNGLIGDGEMAPYFQDVYDQVLRATEWTDSLRDLVSNIRETHLTMQSNRMNLIMKRVTSWAAIIAVPTLITGFYGQNIPFPGFGHPWGFWASSALIVAASAALYRVFRARDWL; encoded by the coding sequence ATGGGACACACCCGGCTTTACCGGAACGGGAATCTGGAGGCCGAGGGCTTTCCGGTCGCCGACGTCTCCGAGCATGTCAAGGACCCGTCGGCCGTGGTGTGGTTCGACATGTGCGCCCCCACCGAGGAGGAGCTGCAGTCCATCAGCGAGGAGCTGGGGCTGCACGCCCTCGCGGTGGAGGACGCGCTGCAGCACCGGCAACGGCCCAAGCTCGACGTCTACGACAGCCACATGTTCCTGAGCGTCTACGCCGCGGCCTTCGACGCCGAGTCGGGCCGGGTGCGGGTCGCGCCCGCGGCCGCCTTCGTCACGAAGAACGCGCTGGTCACCGTACGCCAGACGGACGACTTCTCCGCCGAGCAGGTGATCCGGCGCTGGGACGAGGGGGCGGACCTGGCCCGGCACGGCGTGGCGTTCCTCCTGCACGGCCTGCTCGACTACGTGGTGGACAGCCACTTCGAGACCGTCGAGGCCATGGACGAGCAGGTGGAGGACCTGGAGGAGACGGTGTTCGGCGACCGGCCGGTCGGCCCGGAGGACCAGCGGCGCACGTTCGAGCTGCGCAAGAGCCTGGTGACGCTGCGGCGCATCGTGATGCCCATGCGGGAGGCCGTGAACTCCCTGGTGCGGCGCAACGGCCTGATCGGCGACGGTGAGATGGCGCCGTACTTCCAGGACGTGTACGACCAGGTGCTGCGGGCCACGGAGTGGACGGACTCGCTGCGCGACCTGGTCAGCAACATCCGCGAGACGCATCTGACCATGCAGAGCAACCGGATGAACCTCATCATGAAGCGGGTGACGAGCTGGGCCGCGATCATCGCGGTGCCCACGCTGATCACCGGCTTCTACGGCCAGAACATCCCGTTTCCCGGCTTTGGGCACCCGTGGGGCTTCTGGGCGTCCAGCGCGCTGATCGTCGCCGCCTCGGCCGCGCTCTACCGGGTGTTCCGGGCCCGCGACTGGCTCTGA
- a CDS encoding DUF2516 family protein, giving the protein MTVWESPLFGLYGILDIIFWLLSVGAFVLSGWALVHALRIPSRAFPAAGKQTKPLWLIILGLATLFTFAGAINYMGMGMGLPNIFTIAAVIAAGIYLADVKPAVNGYRGGGNQGPYGPW; this is encoded by the coding sequence GTGACCGTGTGGGAGAGTCCATTGTTCGGGCTGTACGGCATCCTCGACATCATCTTCTGGCTGCTTTCCGTCGGGGCCTTCGTTTTGTCCGGCTGGGCGCTGGTGCACGCCCTGCGGATCCCCTCACGCGCCTTCCCCGCGGCCGGCAAGCAGACCAAGCCGCTCTGGCTGATCATCCTCGGTCTCGCGACGCTGTTCACCTTCGCCGGCGCGATCAACTACATGGGCATGGGGATGGGGCTGCCCAACATCTTCACGATCGCCGCCGTCATCGCGGCGGGCATCTACCTCGCCGACGTGAAGCCCGCGGTCAACGGCTACCGCGGCGGCGGCAATCAGGGGCCGTACGGTCCCTGGTGA
- a CDS encoding helix-turn-helix domain-containing protein: MELPKVTSLGEYIRQQRQQAKISLRQLAAQAGVSNPYLSQVERGLRKPSAEILNQIAKGLQISAQALYVQAGLIEDREPHSDVLAAIRADVTLTGRQRQVLIDIYESFRKENRADTAQPPQSAEHLGDDPVPPRDGIAPDSREG, translated from the coding sequence ATGGAACTGCCCAAGGTCACCTCGCTCGGTGAGTACATCCGCCAGCAGCGGCAGCAGGCGAAGATCTCGCTTCGCCAGCTCGCCGCGCAGGCCGGTGTGTCCAACCCTTACCTGAGCCAGGTGGAACGGGGCCTGCGCAAGCCGAGCGCGGAGATTCTCAACCAGATCGCGAAGGGTCTGCAGATCTCCGCCCAGGCGCTCTACGTACAGGCCGGCCTCATCGAGGACCGCGAGCCGCACAGTGACGTGCTGGCCGCGATCCGGGCCGACGTCACACTCACCGGGCGGCAACGCCAGGTGCTGATCGATATCTATGAATCGTTCCGCAAGGAGAACCGGGCCGACACCGCCCAGCCGCCGCAATCGGCTGAGCATCTCGGGGACGACCCGGTTCCCCCGCGCGACGGCATTGCACCGGATTCGAGGGAAGGATAG
- a CDS encoding M56 family metallopeptidase, whose translation MIAAAVLAALAMICAVAAWRLTFARWTWRAPRTAILLWQSLGLTWGLASTGALLAFALDPYRKGVVHGLGEFLLSVEFGVRTPHDYLRLAALVAGLSLLAVLIALPLAAGAQTLRARRRHRLLLALVARDEPAVPGVRVVDFPGAAAYCLPGLKSQVVISDGTLHLLSSAELEAVLAHEAAHVRERHDLVLLPFAALRRALPWSKLVGDAQESVELLVEMAADDRARQRCCPRRLATALLRFGTSAALPTPQGALGASAPSSVMARVDRLVRPEVALPITHRFLILAGSVVLATSAPLLWLLPG comes from the coding sequence GTGATCGCGGCGGCGGTCTTAGCGGCGCTCGCCATGATCTGCGCGGTCGCCGCGTGGCGGCTGACCTTCGCGCGCTGGACCTGGCGCGCCCCGCGCACGGCGATCCTGTTGTGGCAGTCACTGGGGCTGACCTGGGGGCTCGCCTCCACCGGCGCCCTGCTCGCCTTCGCGCTCGACCCCTACCGCAAGGGCGTCGTCCACGGGCTCGGGGAGTTCCTGCTGAGCGTGGAGTTCGGCGTGCGGACGCCGCACGACTACCTCCGGCTGGCCGCGCTGGTCGCCGGCCTGTCGCTGCTCGCCGTGCTGATCGCCCTGCCGCTCGCGGCCGGGGCGCAGACGCTGCGGGCCCGCCGCCGCCACCGGTTGCTGCTCGCGCTGGTCGCCCGGGACGAGCCGGCCGTGCCCGGGGTGCGGGTGGTCGACTTCCCCGGCGCCGCCGCCTACTGCCTGCCCGGGCTGAAGTCGCAGGTCGTCATCAGCGACGGCACGCTGCACCTGCTGTCGTCCGCGGAGCTGGAGGCCGTGCTGGCGCACGAGGCCGCCCACGTGCGTGAACGCCACGACCTGGTGCTGCTGCCGTTCGCCGCGCTGCGCCGCGCGCTGCCCTGGTCGAAGCTGGTCGGCGACGCGCAGGAGTCGGTCGAGCTGCTGGTCGAGATGGCCGCCGACGACCGCGCCCGGCAGCGGTGCTGCCCGCGCAGGCTGGCCACCGCCCTGCTGCGCTTCGGCACCTCGGCCGCGCTGCCCACGCCGCAGGGCGCGCTCGGCGCGTCCGCGCCGTCGAGCGTGATGGCCCGGGTCGACCGGCTCGTACGGCCCGAGGTGGCACTCCCGATCACCCACCGCTTCCTGATCCTGGCGGGATCGGTGGTGCTCGCCACCAGCGCCCCGCTGCTCTGGCTGCTTCCCGGCTGA
- a CDS encoding BlaI/MecI/CopY family transcriptional regulator, with product MKGLGELERSIMDILWAENAPLTAREVGRLIEDRDLAPTTVMTVLDRLARKGFLTRTRDGRAWRYQPAASRDAYVAELMLEALDMTGDRDAALTRFARAVSGSEAEILLKALTELEEE from the coding sequence GTGAAGGGACTGGGAGAGCTCGAACGCAGCATCATGGACATCCTCTGGGCGGAGAACGCCCCGCTCACCGCACGCGAGGTGGGACGCCTCATCGAGGACCGCGACCTCGCGCCGACGACCGTGATGACCGTGCTCGACCGGCTGGCCCGCAAGGGCTTCCTCACCCGCACCCGCGACGGCCGCGCGTGGCGCTACCAGCCCGCCGCGAGCCGTGACGCGTACGTCGCCGAGCTGATGCTCGAAGCCCTCGACATGACCGGCGACCGTGACGCGGCGCTGACCCGCTTCGCCCGCGCCGTCTCCGGATCGGAAGCCGAGATCCTGCTGAAAGCCCTCACGGAGCTGGAGGAAGAGTGA
- a CDS encoding O-acetyl-ADP-ribose deacetylase: MKIVLVEGDITEQRVDAIVNAANSSLMGGGGVDGAIHRRGGPEILEECRALRASRYGRGLPTGQAVATTAGRLPARWVIHTVGPVHSRSEDRSHLLASCYRESLVVADTLGAGTVAFPAISTGIYRWPVEDAARIAITAVRQAAPAVVEEVRFVLFSTAAYAVFETALQDIG, translated from the coding sequence ATGAAAATCGTTCTGGTCGAGGGAGACATCACCGAGCAGCGGGTGGACGCGATCGTCAACGCCGCCAACTCGTCCCTGATGGGCGGCGGAGGGGTGGACGGCGCCATCCACCGGCGCGGCGGCCCCGAGATTCTGGAGGAGTGCCGGGCGCTGCGCGCGTCCCGGTACGGCAGGGGACTGCCGACCGGTCAGGCCGTCGCGACCACCGCCGGCCGCCTGCCCGCGCGGTGGGTGATCCACACGGTCGGGCCCGTCCACTCGCGGAGCGAGGACCGATCCCATCTGCTCGCCTCCTGCTATCGGGAGTCGCTCGTCGTCGCCGACACGCTGGGCGCCGGCACGGTGGCGTTCCCCGCGATCTCCACGGGGATCTACCGGTGGCCGGTCGAGGACGCCGCCCGCATCGCGATCACCGCGGTGCGGCAGGCAGCCCCCGCCGTGGTGGAAGAGGTGCGCTTCGTGCTGTTCAGTACCGCAGCCTATGCGGTGTTCGAGACGGCCCTACAGGACATCGGATAA
- a CDS encoding GNAT family N-acetyltransferase yields MRFVLDPEMTPELFEELLSCWAEVTNADGAVGFVPPVTPDDIRPTAEKAFARTRSAGGPQAPDSLLAGFDDDGVGAWLILGDNGSGLRAHWRWLLRVMVHPKHQGRGYGRALLLAADDAARSLGLEALQLTCRGGTGVDRFYASVGYREVGRVPRSIRVAPGDDRDEIYMLKWL; encoded by the coding sequence ATGCGCTTCGTCCTCGACCCGGAGATGACCCCCGAGCTCTTCGAGGAGCTCCTGAGCTGCTGGGCGGAGGTGACCAACGCGGACGGCGCGGTGGGCTTCGTGCCTCCCGTGACGCCGGACGACATCAGGCCGACCGCGGAGAAGGCGTTCGCCCGCACCCGCTCCGCCGGCGGGCCGCAGGCCCCCGACAGCCTCCTCGCCGGATTCGACGACGACGGCGTGGGCGCCTGGCTCATCCTGGGCGACAACGGCTCGGGCCTGCGGGCGCACTGGCGCTGGCTGCTGCGGGTCATGGTCCACCCCAAGCACCAGGGCAGGGGGTACGGCAGGGCGCTGCTGCTCGCCGCCGACGACGCCGCCAGGTCGCTCGGCCTGGAGGCGTTGCAGCTCACCTGCCGCGGCGGCACCGGGGTCGACCGCTTCTACGCGAGCGTGGGTTACCGGGAGGTCGGCCGGGTGCCCCGCTCGATCCGGGTGGCCCCCGGCGACGACCGCGACGAGATCTACATGCTCAAGTGGCTGTGA
- a CDS encoding class I SAM-dependent methyltransferase, whose amino-acid sequence MRPVRPVGTVTRGTTGHNRLRRCDRWIAAVYGPLLRSARAGTAPLVVDLGYGASHTTTTELFTRLRRVCPTVEVVGVEIAAERVAAAKPYEREGLTFVRGGFELPVPRPPMIVRAFNVLRQYGEAEAWEHWDLLRAGLHPSGVLVEGTCSEVGHRATWVALGAEGPRTLTFAARFTGFERPSDLAERLPKTLIHRNVPGERIHAFLTDWDRAWATCASFGAYGTRQRWMRTAELLARDWPVEATPPTGGPGRWRLGELTLPWSSLSPRG is encoded by the coding sequence ATGAGACCGGTCCGGCCCGTCGGGACGGTCACGCGGGGCACCACCGGGCACAACCGGCTGCGCCGCTGCGACCGCTGGATCGCCGCCGTGTACGGCCCGCTGCTGCGCTCGGCCCGCGCGGGGACGGCGCCGCTGGTGGTGGACCTCGGCTACGGCGCGTCCCACACCACGACGACCGAGCTGTTCACACGGCTGCGCCGGGTCTGCCCCACCGTCGAGGTGGTGGGCGTGGAGATCGCCGCCGAGCGGGTCGCGGCGGCCAAGCCGTACGAGCGGGAGGGGCTGACGTTCGTCAGGGGCGGGTTCGAGCTGCCGGTGCCCCGCCCGCCGATGATCGTGCGCGCCTTCAACGTGCTGCGACAGTACGGCGAGGCCGAGGCGTGGGAGCACTGGGATCTGCTGCGGGCCGGTCTGCATCCCTCGGGCGTGCTCGTCGAGGGCACCTGCTCGGAGGTCGGCCACCGGGCGACCTGGGTGGCGCTCGGCGCCGAGGGACCGCGCACGCTCACCTTCGCGGCCCGCTTCACCGGCTTCGAACGCCCCTCCGACCTGGCCGAGCGCCTGCCCAAGACGCTGATCCACCGCAACGTGCCCGGCGAGCGGATCCACGCGTTCCTGACGGACTGGGACCGCGCCTGGGCCACCTGCGCCTCCTTCGGCGCGTACGGCACCCGGCAGCGCTGGATGAGGACGGCCGAGCTGCTGGCGCGGGACTGGCCGGTGGAGGCGACGCCGCCGACCGGCGGCCCCGGCCGCTGGAGGCTCGGTGAGCTCACCCTGCCCTGGAGCAGCCTCTCCCCCCGCGGCTGA
- a CDS encoding SDR family oxidoreductase — MTNPAATNPAAAEPAVRTAVVTGASSGIGEATARRLAAEGYRVVAAARRRDRLDKLAADVPGVRPVTLDVTDQASVDALAASLERCDVLVNNAGGAFGLEPVAGGRVDDWQRMYEVNVLGSLRMTRALLPKLVESGDGVLVMLTSTAGLVSYEGGGGYCAAKHAQTSMTETLRLELCGDPVRVVEIAPGMVMTEEFALTRFRGDAERAAKVYEGVPDPLSADDVADVIAFAVTRPSHVNIDRLVVRPRAQAAQHKVHRVASGT, encoded by the coding sequence ATGACCAATCCCGCGGCGACCAATCCCGCGGCGGCCGAACCCGCGGTCAGGACCGCGGTCGTGACCGGGGCCAGCAGCGGCATCGGCGAGGCGACGGCCCGCCGGCTCGCCGCGGAGGGATACCGGGTCGTGGCGGCGGCGCGGCGGCGGGACCGGCTCGACAAGCTGGCGGCCGACGTGCCCGGTGTGCGCCCGGTGACGCTGGACGTGACCGACCAGGCGTCGGTGGACGCGCTGGCCGCCTCGCTGGAGCGCTGTGACGTCCTGGTGAACAACGCGGGCGGCGCGTTCGGCCTCGAACCGGTGGCCGGCGGCCGGGTGGACGACTGGCAGCGGATGTACGAGGTGAACGTGCTCGGCTCCCTGCGGATGACCAGGGCCCTGCTGCCGAAGCTCGTCGAGTCGGGGGACGGCGTGCTGGTGATGCTCACCTCGACGGCCGGGCTGGTGTCGTACGAGGGGGGCGGGGGCTACTGCGCGGCCAAGCACGCGCAGACCTCGATGACCGAGACCCTCCGCCTGGAGCTGTGCGGCGACCCGGTGCGGGTCGTCGAGATCGCGCCGGGCATGGTGATGACCGAGGAGTTCGCCCTGACCCGCTTCCGGGGCGACGCCGAGCGTGCCGCCAAGGTCTACGAGGGCGTCCCCGATCCCCTGAGCGCGGACGACGTCGCCGACGTGATCGCCTTCGCGGTGACCCGCCCGTCGCACGTGAACATCGACAGGCTGGTCGTCCGGCCGCGCGCGCAGGCCGCCCAGCACAAGGTCCACAGGGTCGCTTCGGGGACATGA